The following proteins come from a genomic window of Ilumatobacter coccineus YM16-304:
- a CDS encoding ABC transporter permease, giving the protein MTDYAYYLLLGTGAGAIIAALGLGLVVTFQGSGVVNFAHGAMAMWVVYVYADLREGSYPFPIPGLPGRYHFNDDVGFWWAMFLAMSTAGLLGLLVYLLIFKPLAKAPSLAKVVASVGLVVVLTALVDRRFADKTSIRVGKILPRESVTITDDLTIPRDGLWLALVVIVVGLALWAYTRFSKIGLVTRAAAENEKGAVLLGYSPNFLAGASFVLASLTSGFVAILAAPMIQLGSNVFTFGYLIPALGAALIGKFRNVGPTVATGFAIGMIQSTFTKLQIDLSWFPEYGAREGLPFIVIIVAMFVLGDQMPDRGAVDNWKLPAVPQSRVTLGTVGVPVVLAVVGLIALGPLWRGAIMTTVIATVLALSFVVLTGFGGQTSLAQLAFAGVAGFTLSKLAVGWGVPFPIAPLLAASVAAIAGAIVGIPALRLRGTNLAIVTLAGGVAIAEFIFKNPRFVGDASTGGAQIPNPKLGGWDFALVYGTNSSRPVFGIFLVVVALIFALLVANLRRSGTGRRMLAVRSNERAASAVGIKVTTVKVQLFMMSAFIAGIAGSLIAYRFGAVSDTSFGVVASLTALAVAYLGGITSVSGAVTSGIVAASGVAFFATGRIMDSFGTWEAYIGGLMLIITAILNPEGISGAVRASVAEANQKKAQKLADKEAAAATTPQATVAA; this is encoded by the coding sequence ATGACCGACTACGCGTACTACTTACTGCTGGGCACGGGGGCGGGTGCGATCATCGCTGCACTCGGCCTCGGCCTGGTGGTCACCTTCCAAGGATCCGGAGTCGTGAACTTCGCTCACGGCGCCATGGCGATGTGGGTGGTGTACGTCTACGCAGACCTACGCGAGGGGTCATATCCGTTCCCGATTCCCGGCCTGCCCGGCAGATACCACTTCAACGACGACGTGGGGTTCTGGTGGGCGATGTTCCTGGCGATGAGCACGGCGGGTTTGCTCGGGCTGCTCGTCTATCTGCTCATCTTCAAACCCTTGGCGAAAGCCCCGTCGTTGGCCAAGGTCGTGGCCAGCGTCGGGCTCGTTGTGGTGCTCACCGCGCTCGTCGACCGTCGCTTCGCCGACAAGACCAGCATCCGCGTCGGCAAGATCCTGCCGCGTGAGTCGGTCACGATCACCGACGACCTGACCATCCCGCGCGACGGGTTGTGGCTGGCGCTCGTCGTGATCGTGGTCGGCCTGGCGCTGTGGGCCTACACCCGGTTCAGCAAGATCGGGCTGGTCACTCGTGCTGCCGCTGAGAACGAGAAGGGCGCCGTGCTGCTCGGCTATTCGCCGAACTTCCTGGCTGGTGCCAGCTTCGTGCTCGCCAGCCTCACCAGTGGGTTCGTCGCAATTCTCGCCGCACCGATGATCCAACTCGGGTCGAACGTCTTCACCTTCGGCTACCTCATCCCCGCGCTCGGTGCCGCGCTGATCGGCAAGTTCCGCAACGTCGGACCGACCGTCGCCACAGGCTTCGCCATCGGCATGATCCAGTCGACCTTCACCAAACTGCAGATCGATCTCAGTTGGTTCCCCGAGTACGGCGCTCGTGAAGGGCTGCCGTTCATCGTCATCATCGTGGCGATGTTCGTGCTCGGCGATCAGATGCCCGACCGCGGTGCGGTCGACAACTGGAAGCTGCCGGCCGTCCCGCAATCGCGGGTCACGCTCGGCACGGTCGGCGTGCCGGTGGTGCTCGCCGTCGTCGGCCTGATCGCCCTCGGCCCCCTGTGGCGTGGCGCGATCATGACCACCGTCATCGCCACGGTGCTCGCGCTGTCGTTCGTGGTGCTCACCGGATTCGGCGGGCAGACATCGCTCGCCCAACTCGCCTTCGCCGGTGTCGCCGGCTTCACCCTGTCGAAGCTGGCGGTCGGGTGGGGAGTGCCGTTCCCGATCGCGCCGCTCCTCGCCGCGTCGGTCGCGGCCATCGCGGGAGCGATCGTCGGTATTCCGGCGCTACGACTCCGAGGCACCAACCTGGCGATCGTCACGCTGGCCGGCGGCGTCGCGATCGCCGAGTTCATCTTCAAGAACCCGCGCTTCGTGGGCGATGCCAGCACCGGCGGCGCCCAGATCCCCAACCCCAAACTCGGTGGCTGGGACTTCGCGCTCGTCTACGGCACCAACTCGTCCCGGCCGGTCTTCGGCATCTTCCTCGTGGTCGTCGCGCTCATCTTCGCCCTCCTCGTCGCGAACCTTCGGCGCAGTGGCACCGGCCGACGGATGCTCGCCGTCCGATCGAACGAACGCGCCGCGAGCGCAGTCGGCATCAAGGTCACCACCGTCAAGGTGCAGCTCTTCATGATGTCGGCGTTCATCGCCGGTATCGCCGGCAGCCTCATCGCCTACCGATTCGGCGCCGTCTCCGACACGTCGTTCGGTGTGGTCGCGTCGCTGACCGCGCTCGCCGTCGCCTATCTCGGCGGCATCACGAGCGTGAGCGGAGCCGTCACCTCCGGCATCGTCGCGGCGTCCGGCGTGGCCTTCTTCGCGACCGGCCGGATCATGGATTCGTTCGGCACCTGGGAGGCGTACATCGGCGGACTCATGCTCATCATCACGGCGATCCTCAACCCCGAGGGCATCTCGGGAGCCGTCCGAGCCTCGGTCGCCGAAGCCAACCAGAAGAAGGCGCAGAAGCTCGCCGACAAAGAGGCAGCCGCCGCGACGACGCCGCAAGCGACCGTCGCGGCATAG
- a CDS encoding ABC transporter substrate-binding protein: MYRSHQPSSRRRGARQLGALLVSFGLFAAACGSDDDESSTTDPAPVESDAPAEEPAEEPADEPAEEPAEEPAEEPAEEPAEEPADEPADEPAEEPAEEGEVAASASFPNLDPPTGEPMKVALVNSEGTPGLDFPDIRINVTSTIDYLNQHGGFGNRPIELIDCTVNGSPETSQACAQEVTGEGVELVLLGLDLFPDYATYTAADTPVIGMLPILPGDYAANALFLTGGNATTSGAMAAAAKEHYGATTVGIVSADNAGANASEAALTAALDVAGISHTTVKGGDNETDAGYQGLMRQAASDDPDLLISLYADAGCIGTIRGRAALGIDIPVITTSICADAEIIEEVGDDALGWVFVGIETDQMTPERDILQEMLAPGLGVDPSEVDPNALGLGGLGAVLVMSLATYSIGLVDEGGEVTGASLYEYMKTTPGLAQWPDSPPVECGASPDYPAICAFTFPFAEYQEGGGVLTVPGLEAVSSLDYLP; this comes from the coding sequence ATGTACCGATCACATCAACCGTCGTCCCGACGTCGGGGAGCGCGCCAACTCGGCGCGCTGCTCGTCTCGTTCGGACTCTTTGCCGCAGCATGCGGTAGCGACGACGACGAGTCGTCGACGACCGATCCAGCGCCTGTCGAATCCGACGCACCCGCCGAAGAACCCGCAGAGGAGCCCGCCGATGAACCAGCCGAGGAGCCTGCTGAGGAACCCGCAGAGGAACCTGCCGAAGAACCTGCTGAGGAGCCTGCGGACGAACCTGCCGACGAGCCCGCAGAGGAGCCTGCTGAGGAAGGAGAGGTCGCTGCATCGGCGTCCTTCCCGAACCTCGATCCGCCCACCGGCGAACCGATGAAGGTCGCCCTCGTCAACTCCGAGGGCACACCGGGACTCGACTTCCCCGACATCCGCATCAACGTCACGTCGACGATCGACTACCTCAACCAGCACGGTGGCTTCGGCAACCGGCCGATCGAACTCATCGACTGCACGGTCAACGGTTCGCCCGAAACCTCGCAGGCCTGCGCCCAGGAAGTCACCGGCGAAGGCGTCGAACTCGTGCTGCTCGGCCTCGACCTCTTCCCCGACTACGCGACCTACACGGCCGCCGACACGCCGGTCATCGGCATGCTGCCGATCCTGCCCGGCGACTACGCCGCCAACGCACTCTTCCTCACCGGCGGCAACGCCACGACGAGCGGAGCGATGGCAGCCGCAGCCAAGGAGCACTACGGGGCGACCACGGTCGGCATCGTCAGCGCCGACAACGCCGGAGCGAACGCCAGCGAGGCGGCGCTGACCGCGGCACTCGATGTCGCCGGCATCAGCCACACCACGGTCAAGGGCGGCGACAACGAAACCGACGCCGGCTACCAGGGCCTCATGCGCCAGGCGGCGTCCGACGATCCCGATCTGCTCATCTCGCTCTACGCCGATGCCGGGTGCATCGGCACCATTCGTGGCCGCGCCGCGCTCGGTATCGACATCCCCGTGATCACCACCAGCATCTGTGCCGACGCCGAGATCATCGAAGAAGTCGGTGACGACGCGCTCGGTTGGGTGTTCGTCGGCATCGAAACCGATCAGATGACCCCGGAGCGCGACATCCTGCAGGAGATGCTGGCCCCCGGCCTCGGCGTCGACCCGTCGGAAGTCGACCCCAACGCACTCGGTCTCGGTGGACTGGGCGCTGTCTTGGTGATGTCGCTGGCGACCTACTCGATCGGCCTCGTCGACGAAGGTGGCGAGGTCACCGGTGCATCGCTGTACGAGTACATGAAGACGACGCCGGGCCTCGCCCAGTGGCCCGACAGCCCGCCCGTCGAGTGCGGAGCATCGCCCGACTACCCGGCGATCTGCGCCTTCACGTTCCCGTTCGCCGAATACCAGGAAGGCGGCGGCGTTCTCACCGTCCCAGGTCTCGAAGCAGTCTCGAGCCTCGACTACCTCCCGTGA
- a CDS encoding carotenoid oxygenase family protein, which translates to MSTIEEEIPQHLRGNWAPIQDERTITRLAVTGTIPSDLDGRYLRNGANPLTGISDHPFVGDGMIHGIRLRDGEAQWYRNRYVQTPFIAEPDREVIDMAASLTDMTSSKANTNVVGHAGQILALEEGHFPYVLDGNLETVGATDYAGKLTGPFTAHPKICPTTGEMLAFGYSMMEPYLTYLRVSASGELVQSENITVGGPTMMHDFNVTANNIVFMDLPAVFDLELAMKGELPIRWSDDYPARLGVMPRTGTDADVVWYDIDPCYVFHPMNAYEENGKIIIDVARLSHIWRDGPMDFPAPALHRWTIDAATGRVGDDQIDDLPAEFPRVPDSVVGLKHRYGYMMANAAASAFEEPMSANGAILKYDLQTGERTSVEVGKGRLPGEASFVPKADPKSEDDGYLMTYVYDAGNDASEFAIYDAGSMSNDPVATVELPRVPFGFHGNWVPATIAD; encoded by the coding sequence ATGTCGACGATCGAGGAAGAGATTCCGCAACACCTGCGAGGCAACTGGGCCCCGATCCAGGACGAGCGCACGATCACGCGCCTCGCCGTCACCGGCACGATCCCGTCCGACCTCGACGGCCGCTACCTCCGCAACGGTGCCAATCCGCTCACCGGCATCAGTGATCATCCCTTCGTCGGCGACGGGATGATCCACGGCATCCGTCTGCGCGACGGTGAAGCCCAGTGGTACCGCAACCGCTACGTGCAGACGCCGTTCATCGCCGAACCCGACCGAGAGGTCATCGACATGGCGGCCAGCCTCACCGACATGACGTCGTCGAAGGCCAACACCAACGTCGTCGGACACGCCGGACAGATCCTGGCGCTCGAAGAAGGCCACTTCCCGTACGTGCTCGACGGCAATCTCGAAACCGTCGGAGCAACCGACTACGCCGGCAAGCTCACCGGGCCGTTCACGGCACACCCCAAGATCTGCCCGACCACCGGCGAGATGCTGGCGTTCGGCTACTCCATGATGGAGCCGTACCTCACCTACCTGCGGGTGTCGGCCTCGGGCGAACTCGTGCAATCGGAGAACATCACCGTCGGCGGCCCCACGATGATGCACGACTTCAACGTCACCGCCAACAACATCGTCTTCATGGACCTGCCCGCCGTGTTCGATCTCGAACTGGCGATGAAGGGCGAGCTTCCGATCCGGTGGAGCGACGACTACCCGGCCCGGCTCGGTGTCATGCCTCGTACCGGCACCGACGCCGACGTCGTCTGGTACGACATCGACCCCTGCTACGTGTTCCACCCGATGAACGCGTACGAGGAGAACGGCAAGATCATCATCGACGTCGCCCGCCTCTCGCACATCTGGCGTGACGGTCCGATGGACTTCCCGGCGCCCGCATTGCACCGCTGGACCATCGACGCCGCCACCGGTCGCGTCGGCGACGACCAGATCGACGACCTGCCCGCCGAGTTTCCACGTGTGCCCGACTCCGTGGTCGGGCTGAAGCACCGCTACGGCTACATGATGGCCAACGCGGCCGCATCGGCGTTCGAAGAACCCATGTCGGCCAACGGCGCCATCCTCAAGTACGACCTCCAGACCGGAGAGCGCACCAGCGTCGAGGTCGGCAAGGGTCGCCTGCCCGGCGAAGCGTCGTTCGTGCCCAAGGCCGACCCGAAGAGCGAAGACGACGGCTACCTGATGACGTACGTCTACGACGCCGGCAACGACGCGAGCGAGTTCGCGATCTACGACGCCGGCTCGATGAGCAACGACCCCGTTGCCACCGTCGAGCTGCCACGAGTTCCGTTCGGCTTCCACGGGAACTGGGTTCCCGCCACCATCGCCGACTGA
- a CDS encoding phosphotransferase — protein sequence MATNMPVPQSLDDVTAHWMSEALGGSIDSIDVRPIAAGEGFMGQLARVGITSADEKVPASVIVKLPTADPGGQVIGQMMGVWEREHCFYRDVASQMTIRVPTAYVNIAEPPCLVLEDLAPATVGDHVAGATLDQAQRAVDALARHHAAWFQHPSLTTYEWMPGLDDPSVLTLKDTFDMGWPLFLERFSGELPERCLRWCERFVEDIPTWIAGHFDDLVTMTHGDFRLDNLFFYDDGSVAVIDWQMSMRAPGQGDFVYFCANNLTTEMRREHEHDLLERYVAGLHAGGVPADAVTVDMVRQGYLEGLVFYAVSFGASLLTIDPANERGAALFEALVRRTFAAVDDLDAGLALGFPVDG from the coding sequence TCACTGGATGAGCGAGGCACTCGGCGGGTCCATCGACTCCATCGACGTCCGGCCCATCGCCGCCGGCGAGGGCTTCATGGGGCAACTCGCTCGCGTCGGCATCACGTCAGCCGACGAGAAGGTGCCGGCATCGGTCATCGTCAAGCTGCCCACCGCCGACCCGGGCGGCCAGGTCATCGGCCAGATGATGGGCGTCTGGGAACGCGAGCACTGCTTCTACCGCGACGTCGCTTCGCAGATGACCATCCGCGTGCCCACCGCCTACGTCAACATCGCCGAACCGCCCTGCCTCGTCCTCGAAGACCTGGCGCCCGCCACGGTCGGCGATCACGTCGCCGGCGCCACGCTCGATCAAGCGCAACGTGCCGTCGACGCGCTCGCACGTCATCACGCCGCATGGTTCCAACACCCGTCGCTGACGACGTACGAGTGGATGCCCGGCCTCGACGACCCGTCGGTGCTCACGTTGAAAGACACCTTCGACATGGGATGGCCGCTGTTCCTCGAACGGTTCTCGGGCGAGTTGCCCGAGCGTTGCCTGCGCTGGTGTGAGCGCTTCGTCGAAGACATCCCGACGTGGATCGCCGGACACTTCGACGACCTCGTCACGATGACACACGGCGACTTCCGGCTCGACAACCTCTTCTTCTACGACGACGGATCGGTCGCCGTGATCGACTGGCAGATGAGCATGCGCGCTCCCGGCCAGGGCGACTTCGTCTACTTCTGCGCGAACAACCTCACCACCGAGATGCGCCGCGAACACGAGCACGATCTGCTCGAGCGCTACGTCGCCGGACTCCACGCCGGCGGCGTGCCCGCGGATGCGGTCACGGTCGACATGGTCAGGCAGGGCTACCTCGAAGGTCTCGTGTTCTACGCCGTGTCGTTCGGAGCGAGCCTCCTCACCATCGACCCGGCCAACGAGCGAGGCGCCGCGCTGTTCGAAGCGCTCGTTCGGCGCACCTTCGCCGCGGTCGACGACCTCGACGCCGGCCTCGCGCTCGGCTTCCCCGTCGACGGTTGA